CACCGCGGACGGTCGGGCGCTTGCCCTTCCAGCGCATACGGCCGGCCTTGCCCCAGTTGATGTTGCTCTGCTCGGCGTTGCCGACCTCGCCGACGGTGGCGCGGCAGCGCACGTCGACGCGGCGGATCTCACCCGACGGCATGCGCAGGGTCGCGTACGGACCCTCCTTGCCGAGGAGCTGGATCGAGGCGCCGGCACTGCGGGCCATCTTGGCCCCGCCGCCCGGGCGCAGCTCCACCGCGTGGATGACCGTACCGGTCGGGATATTGCGCATCGGCAGGTTGTTGCCGGGCTTGATATCCGCGTTCGGGCCGCTCTCGACGATGTCGCCCTGCTTGAGCCCCTTCGGCGCGATGATGTAGCGCTTCTCGCCGTCGAGGTAGTGCAGCAGCGCGATGCGCGCGGTGCGGTTGGGGTCGTACTCGATGTGCGCGACCTTGGCGTTGACGCCGTCCTTGTCGTTGCGACGGAAGTCGATCAGCCGGTAGGCGCGCTTGTGCCCGCCACCCTTGTGACGGGTGGTGATGCGGCCGTGGGCGTTGCGTCCGCCGCGACCGTGCAGCGGGCGAACCAGCGACTTCTCCGGGTGGTCGCGGGTGACTTCCGCGAAGTCCGAGCCGCTCGCACCGCGACGACCCGGGGTCGTCGGCTTGTACTTACGAATTGCCATGAGTCAAAGTCCTCTACTCGTCTCCAGGTAACCGGTGCGCCTAGGCGCCCGGGCTCCCGAAGATCTCGATCGGCTTGCTGCCTTCGGCCAGGGTCACGATCGCGCGCTTGGTGGCCTTGCGCTGACCGAAACCACCGCGGCTGCGCTTGCGCTTGCCCTGGCGGTTGGCGGTGTTGACGCTCGTCACCTTCACGTCGAAAATCTTCTCGACGGCGATCTTGATCTCGGTCTTGTTCGACGACGGCGCCACCAGGAAGGTGTACACGTTGTCCTCGATCAGCCCGTAGGCCTTCTCCGAGATCACCGGCGCCAGGATGATGTCACGCGGGTCTGCGTGCGTAGCCATGCCTAGGCCTCCTCTTTCTTGCTCTGGGCGCCCTCGATGAAGGCGTTCAGCGTCTCGACGGTGAACACGACCTCGTCGGAGTCCAGCACGTCGTAGGTGTTCAGCTGATCCGGCGCGATCGGGGCGACGTTGCCCAGGTTCGCGACGCTGCGCCACGCGGCGTCATCCTCGCGGCTGAGCACGACGAGGAACTTGCGACGGTCGCTCAGCGCCTCGAGGAACTTGCGCGCCGACTTCGTCGACGGGGTCTGGCCGGCGACCAGCTCCGTGATGACGTGGATGCGCTCGTTGCGCGCCCGGTCCGAGAGGGCACCGCGCAGGGCGGCGGCCTTCATCTTCTTGGGCGTGCGTTGGCTGTAGTCGCGCGGCTGCGGGCCGTGCACGGTGCCACCGCCGTTGAACTGCGGCGCGCGGGTCGAGCCCTGACGGGCGCGGCCGGTGCCCTTCTGGCGGTACGGCTTGGCGCCACCGCCGCGGACTTCGCCACGGGTCTTGGTCGAGTGCGTGCCCTGGCGAGCGGCGGCCAGCTGGGCCACCACGACCTGGTGCATCAGTGCGACGTTGGCCGGTGCGTCGAAGAGCTCGGCGGGCAGCTCGACGGTTCCGTCGGTCTTCCCGTCGGCCGTCTTCACGTCCAGCTTCAGGTTGGTCTTGGTCTCGGTGCTCATGATTACTTGGCACCACCCTTCACGGCGTCACGCACGACCACGATGCCGCCCTTGCGGCCGGGGATCGCGCCCTTGATCAACAGCAGACCCGCCTCGGTATCCACCTTGTGGATGGTGAGGTTCTGCGTGGTCACCTTGTCGTTGCCCATCCGGCCGGCCATGCGCATGCCCTTGAACACTCGGCCCGGGGTGGCACAGCCACCGATCGAGCCGGGTGCGCGGTGGACGCGGTGCGCACCGTGGCTGGCACCCAGGCCGGCGAAGCCGTGGCGCTTCATGACGCCGGCAAAGCCCTTGCCCTTGGAGGTGCCGGTCACGTCGACCAGCGTGCCCTCGGCGAACAGCTCGGCGGTCAGCTCCTGGCCGACCTCGAACTCGCTCGCGTCGTTGACGC
This genomic interval from Gordonia sp. X0973 contains the following:
- the rplB gene encoding 50S ribosomal protein L2, with translation MAIRKYKPTTPGRRGASGSDFAEVTRDHPEKSLVRPLHGRGGRNAHGRITTRHKGGGHKRAYRLIDFRRNDKDGVNAKVAHIEYDPNRTARIALLHYLDGEKRYIIAPKGLKQGDIVESGPNADIKPGNNLPMRNIPTGTVIHAVELRPGGGAKMARSAGASIQLLGKEGPYATLRMPSGEIRRVDVRCRATVGEVGNAEQSNINWGKAGRMRWKGKRPTVRGVVMNPVDHPHGGGEGKTSGGRHPVSPWGKPEGRTRKNNKPSDKLIVRRRRTGKNKR
- the rplW gene encoding 50S ribosomal protein L23: MATHADPRDIILAPVISEKAYGLIEDNVYTFLVAPSSNKTEIKIAVEKIFDVKVTSVNTANRQGKRKRSRGGFGQRKATKRAIVTLAEGSKPIEIFGSPGA
- the rplD gene encoding 50S ribosomal protein L4, translating into MSTETKTNLKLDVKTADGKTDGTVELPAELFDAPANVALMHQVVVAQLAAARQGTHSTKTRGEVRGGGAKPYRQKGTGRARQGSTRAPQFNGGGTVHGPQPRDYSQRTPKKMKAAALRGALSDRARNERIHVITELVAGQTPSTKSARKFLEALSDRRKFLVVLSREDDAAWRSVANLGNVAPIAPDQLNTYDVLDSDEVVFTVETLNAFIEGAQSKKEEA
- the rplC gene encoding 50S ribosomal protein L3; its protein translation is MTNQSSTKGLLGTKLGMTQVFDENNRVVPVTVVQAGPNVITQIRTPERDGYTAVQVAYGAIDPRKVNKPVSGQFAKAGVTPRRHLAEIRVNDASEFEVGQELTAELFAEGTLVDVTGTSKGKGFAGVMKRHGFAGLGASHGAHRVHRAPGSIGGCATPGRVFKGMRMAGRMGNDKVTTQNLTIHKVDTEAGLLLIKGAIPGRKGGIVVVRDAVKGGAK